In Calditrichota bacterium, the DNA window TGGACGCGTGTTCAACTTCAACACTCGCCATTTCCGCACCCGTCGCGAGAAAAAGGTCACCGCTACAAAAACCGTTTTTTCCCGCGCGACCCGCACTACTGCGACAGCAGCGCCGTGATTATCGTACCGGAAAAATTTTCCGACACTGAACAAGGAACGAATTTAATCATTCATTTTCATGGCTGGAACAATGACGTGCTCAATGTGCTGGAAAAATTTAATATGGCACAGCAGTTGATTGCGTCAAAAAAGAATACGATTCTGGTGCTGGCACAAGGTCCCTATCGCGCTCTCGATTCCGGCGGCGGCAAAATGGAAGACGAAAACGGACTGAAAAATTTTGTTGAAGAAATTTTGCAATTACTTGTTTCGGAGAAAAGAATTCATTCGGCGCGGTTGAACAAGTTAATTATCACCGCGCACAGCGGCGGCTACCGACCTGCTCTTTTGGCGCTGGAACGCGGCGGATTGTCTGACAAGATTCAAGAGGTTTTTTTATTTGACGCTTTTTACGCTTTGTCAGAGAAACTCATTCCCTGGTTAAAACAGAATAAAAATCATCGTTTGCGCAGCATTTACACAAAGCATCTTGCCCCTGAACACAAAGATTTTATGAAAATGCTAAAAAAAGAAAATTTACCTTTCACAGAGAAGTTAACCGGGAATGCACAAATTGTGCTCGAAAAAACAGATGTCAAACATAATGAAGTGATCGAAAATAATTTTTTGAAGTGGCTCAAAGCAAGTCAATTGGAAAATGTTCAGAAATAAAAAAAGCCTCTGAAAAGAGGCCTGCTAAAAACGAGTGGGCGATACTGGACTCGAACCAGTGACCTCCGGTATGTGAGACCGGCACTCTAACCACCTGAGCTAATCGCCCGTTTTGTGCCTGTAAATATAAAAAAAAAGTTACTCAAAGTCAATAAAAAATTTCAGCAAAATTTTGGCTGTACAAGGATCATTGAGACTGCAAACAGAACGAAGAGAAAAAACGTGAATTTAGCAAACGACCTGTCAGGAAAAACCGTCCTCGTCACCGGTTCCAGCCGCGGTATCGGGCGAGCATGCGCGAAGTTGTTCGCCGAATGCGGTTGTCGCATCGGAATTCATTACACGCAGGATATTTCATCTGCCAAATCGCTGCAGAAAGAAATTTCCGTGGAAAGCCACATTTTTCAAGCTGACCTGTTATCAGAAGAGGGCTGCCGTGAATTGGTCAACTCCGCCGGAAAAACGTTCGGCACCATCGACATCCTCGTCATCAATCACGGCGTCTGGGAGCGCGGCGACATTGACAAAATTACGCAACAGGAACTCGACCGCACCATTGATTTGAACTTGAAAAGCATTTTTTATTTGACCCGCGAGGCTCTCCCCTATTTCCCCGATTCAGGCGGAGCAATGGTTTTCATTGCCAGCACAGCGGGCCAGCGCGGCGAACCGCACTACTCTCACTACGCTGCCAGCAAGGGCGGAGTGATTTCGCTGACAAAATCATTAGCCGTGGAATTAGCGCCGCGTAAAATCAGAGTCAATTGCGTGGCTCCGGGTTGGGTGATGACAGATATGACGCGAGATATTTTGTCCGGGGAATATCTGCGCCAAGTGGAAGCTGCCACGCCGCTAAACAGAGTCGCTGATCCGGAAGATATCGCGCCGGCAGTGCTTTTTCTGGCATCGAATTTCGCCGGACACATCACCGGAGAAATCTTGAACGTCAACGGCGGGAGTGTGCTCTGCGGTTAAGATGGCGTCTCCCGAAACAACCTGTAACAGAGAGCTCGACTTTATTTTGCAGAACGACGTTAAAACAGATAAAAGAGTTTTCCCAGGAAAAGCCCATAAAAAAGGATCAGCAGCGCTCCTTCGTATTTAGTAATTTCCTGATCAAGCATGATGAAAAAATAAAGCATCGTCGCCAGTAACAACATCGGGAGCCCGAAATGAATCATCATTGTCGGAATGAGCAATTTGCCAAAGAGACCGGAAATGCCCATGATCGCAAAAGCGTTGAAAACATTCGATCCCAGCAGCGTGCCGACGGCAATGTCAGTTTTACCTTTTCGTGCAGCGACCACGCTGGTGATGATTTCCGGCAATGAAGTTCCCAGGGCCACAGCGCTGGCGGTGATGATTTCCGTGCCAATTTTTGCTATTTCCGCTATTTTCACGATAGAGATCACGGTATATTTCGCGCTAAAATACAGCGCGGCACAGCTCGCTACCAAAATGAGGAAATGCCACGGGTTGAGCGAAGGCGAAGCGATCTTTTCCTCTTCCATTTTTTTGCGATACTCACGGTGCTCTCTCATCGCGTACTTGATATAAATTAAAAATCCGACGATGCCAAAAGCAGCTTCAATTTGAGTAAACACGCCGTCATAACACGTCACGCCAAGGAAAAAAGTAGTTCCAATCAAAATTGGCAAATCCACGCTGACAATATTTTTATTGACCTTAAAAAAGCCAATAATTAAGGGTAGCAATCCTAAACCCAAAAAAATATTGGTGATATTTGATCCGACCACGTCGCCGATAACGATCTCGGTATTCTTAAACGCCACGGCAACAACGGAAGTCAAAAGTTCCGGCAAAGAAGTGCCTATTGAAACAATGGTGATGCCGATAATGAAAGACGGAA includes these proteins:
- a CDS encoding SDR family oxidoreductase yields the protein MNLANDLSGKTVLVTGSSRGIGRACAKLFAECGCRIGIHYTQDISSAKSLQKEISVESHIFQADLLSEEGCRELVNSAGKTFGTIDILVINHGVWERGDIDKITQQELDRTIDLNLKSIFYLTREALPYFPDSGGAMVFIASTAGQRGEPHYSHYAASKGGVISLTKSLAVELAPRKIRVNCVAPGWVMTDMTRDILSGEYLRQVEAATPLNRVADPEDIAPAVLFLASNFAGHITGEILNVNGGSVLCG
- a CDS encoding calcium/sodium antiporter — protein: MTLLLWLAILAISLTALIKSSDYFTTASEKIGLALKIPSFIIGITIVSIGTSLPELLTSVVAVAFKNTEIVIGDVVGSNITNIFLGLGLLPLIIGFFKVNKNIVSVDLPILIGTTFFLGVTCYDGVFTQIEAAFGIVGFLIYIKYAMREHREYRKKMEEEKIASPSLNPWHFLILVASCAALYFSAKYTVISIVKIAEIAKIGTEIITASAVALGTSLPEIITSVVAARKGKTDIAVGTLLGSNVFNAFAIMGISGLFGKLLIPTMMIHFGLPMLLLATMLYFFIMLDQEITKYEGALLILFYGLFLGKLFYLF